In one Oscillospiraceae bacterium genomic region, the following are encoded:
- a CDS encoding type I-C CRISPR-associated protein Cas8c/Csd1 has product MILQALAEYYEALQRQGKAAAPGWGPVKVSFALYLSGDGALEQAVSVQTQQQRGNKTVLAPQVMLLPAPVKRTVGVAANFLCDNSGYILGADDSGKPQRTAKCFLACKALHEEVLAGVDTPAARAVLAFFQSWAPETAQSHPALAEHWEEILSGANLVFRYDGGFVHDDPAVRRAWERHYNGAGDGGGPEMVCLVTGDKGPVENIHPAIKGVQGAQSSGAALVSFNAPAFCSYGKEQNFNAPTSRAAAFAYTTALNYLISDRAHVFRMGDASVVCWARGGEDAYQSFFSAMLGGQATYSEADLRRMTGELCKGHEVLFDETRLDPKMDFYVLGLSPNAARLSVRFFLRNTFQGFLQNIEDHRQRLRIARPAYEKFEVPSLKMLLDATVNQNTRDKQASPELAGGMLRAVLTGAPYPATLLNGVTLRIRAEQKITWPRAAILKAYYLKNPNQDVPEEVLIVPLNEASSCAPYVLGRVFSVLEAVQQAANPGINATIKDKYFNAASATPATIFPILLNLSQKHLKKLKGSNMGLCVFYEKQLTELLSKLSADFPARLNLPQQGAFQLGYYHQTQARYEKKEEKNNA; this is encoded by the coding sequence ATGATCCTACAGGCGCTGGCGGAGTATTACGAGGCCCTGCAAAGGCAGGGTAAGGCGGCCGCCCCCGGCTGGGGGCCGGTGAAGGTGTCCTTCGCCCTGTATCTCAGCGGGGACGGCGCGCTGGAGCAGGCGGTGTCCGTTCAGACGCAGCAGCAGCGGGGGAATAAAACCGTGCTTGCCCCCCAGGTCATGCTCCTGCCCGCCCCGGTGAAGCGCACCGTGGGCGTGGCGGCCAATTTCCTCTGCGACAACTCTGGTTACATACTGGGGGCGGACGACAGCGGCAAGCCCCAGCGGACCGCAAAGTGCTTTCTGGCCTGCAAGGCCCTCCACGAGGAGGTTCTGGCCGGTGTGGACACTCCCGCCGCCCGGGCGGTGCTGGCCTTCTTTCAGAGCTGGGCCCCGGAGACCGCCCAATCACACCCCGCCCTGGCGGAGCACTGGGAGGAGATCCTCTCCGGCGCCAACCTGGTTTTCCGTTATGACGGCGGCTTCGTCCACGACGACCCGGCCGTCCGCCGGGCCTGGGAGCGGCATTACAACGGCGCCGGGGACGGCGGCGGGCCGGAGATGGTCTGCCTGGTGACCGGCGACAAGGGGCCGGTGGAAAATATCCACCCCGCCATCAAGGGGGTGCAGGGCGCCCAGTCCAGCGGCGCGGCCCTGGTGTCCTTCAACGCCCCGGCCTTCTGCTCCTACGGAAAGGAGCAAAACTTCAACGCCCCCACCAGCAGGGCCGCCGCGTTCGCCTACACCACCGCCTTGAATTACCTGATCTCTGACCGGGCGCACGTCTTCCGTATGGGCGACGCCAGCGTGGTCTGCTGGGCCAGGGGCGGCGAGGACGCCTATCAGAGCTTTTTCAGCGCGATGCTGGGCGGACAGGCCACCTACAGCGAAGCCGACCTGCGGCGCATGACGGGTGAGCTGTGCAAGGGCCACGAGGTGCTGTTTGACGAGACCCGGCTGGACCCCAAGATGGACTTCTATGTCCTGGGCCTGTCCCCCAACGCCGCCCGGCTGTCCGTGCGCTTCTTTCTGCGCAACACCTTCCAGGGCTTTCTGCAAAACATTGAGGATCACCGGCAGCGGCTGAGGATCGCCCGTCCGGCCTATGAGAAATTCGAGGTCCCCTCGCTGAAAATGCTCCTGGACGCCACGGTAAACCAGAACACCAGGGACAAGCAGGCGTCCCCCGAGCTGGCGGGCGGGATGCTCCGGGCCGTGCTGACCGGCGCCCCGTACCCCGCCACCCTGCTGAACGGCGTGACCCTGCGCATCAGGGCGGAACAGAAGATCACCTGGCCAAGGGCGGCGATCCTGAAGGCCTACTATTTAAAAAACCCAAATCAAGACGTACCAGAGGAGGTATTAATCGTGCCACTCAACGAAGCGAGCTCCTGCGCCCCCTACGTCCTGGGGCGGGTGTTCTCCGTCCTGGAGGCCGTTCAGCAGGCGGCGAACCCCGGCATCAACGCCACCATCAAGGACAAGTATTTCAACGCCGCGTCCGCCACGCCCGCCACCATCTTCCCCATCCTGCTCAACCTGTCCCAGAAGCACCTGAAAAAGCTGAAGGGCTCCAACATGGGGCTGTGCGTCTTTTACGAAAAACAGCTGACCGAGCTGCTCTCCAAGCTGAGCGCGGACTTCCCCGCCCGGCTGAACCTGCCCCAGCAGGGGGCCTTCCAGTTGGGCTACTACCACCAGACCCAGGCCCGCTATGAGAAAAAGGAGGAGAAAAACAATGCCTGA
- a CDS encoding type I-C CRISPR-associated protein Cas5 → MSIRVEVWGDYALFTRPEMKVERVSYDVMTPSAARGLVEAIYWHPGLRWVIDRIYVRKPIRFSNLRRNEVKSTISARTARTVMERGKGALYLCTADEIQQRAALLLRDVCYVIEAHFDLIPEKMAPGDNHGKFQDIVKRRIQRGQFYHQPCFGCREFPAQFKPCEAVPPCPEELEGERDLGWMLWDMDYSDPEHIRPLFFRAALRDGVLDVPARDSGEVRG, encoded by the coding sequence ATGTCCATTCGTGTGGAGGTCTGGGGGGACTACGCCCTGTTCACGCGGCCGGAGATGAAGGTGGAGCGGGTCAGCTACGACGTCATGACCCCCTCGGCGGCCCGGGGACTGGTCGAAGCGATCTACTGGCACCCCGGTCTGAGATGGGTTATCGACCGCATCTATGTCCGAAAACCCATCCGCTTTTCCAACCTGCGGCGCAACGAGGTGAAGTCCACCATCTCCGCCCGCACGGCCCGCACGGTCATGGAGCGGGGAAAGGGCGCGCTGTACCTGTGCACCGCCGACGAAATCCAGCAGCGCGCCGCCCTGCTGCTGCGGGACGTGTGCTACGTCATCGAGGCCCATTTCGACCTCATTCCGGAAAAAATGGCCCCCGGGGACAACCACGGAAAATTCCAGGACATCGTCAAGCGCCGCATCCAGAGGGGGCAGTTCTACCACCAGCCCTGCTTCGGCTGCCGCGAGTTCCCCGCCCAGTTCAAGCCCTGCGAGGCCGTCCCCCCCTGCCCCGAGGAATTGGAGGGGGAGCGGGATTTGGGCTGGATGCTGTGGGACATGGACTATTCCGACCCCGAGCACATCAGGCCCCTCTTTTTTCGGGCGGCGCTCCGGGACGGGGTGCTGGACGTGCCCGCCCGGGACAGCGGGGAGGTGCGGGGATGA